One Peromyscus leucopus breed LL Stock chromosome 4, UCI_PerLeu_2.1, whole genome shotgun sequence genomic region harbors:
- the LOC114683679 gene encoding olfactory receptor 4C15-like, whose protein sequence is MQNQSFVTEFIILGLSQNPKVEKILFVIFLLVYLATVGGNMMIVVTIVYSPALLGSPMYFFLAFLSFLDACVSSTVTPKMLIDFLSEKKTISFECCMTQLFSVHFFSGAEMVVLAAMAYDRYVAICKPLHYSSILTRRLCSILMAICWAGGFLHSIVQIIFILQLPLCGPNVIDHYMCDLFPLLKLACTDTHIFVLLVFASSGAICIIIFSLLLVSYVVILFSLRAHSSEGRRKALSTCGAHVTVVVLFLVPCILIYARDTSAFSFEKNTLIFVNVLTPLLNPMVYTFRNKEMINAMRKMWKKLKVIFVRF, encoded by the coding sequence ATGCAAAACCAGAGTTTTGTCACTGAGTTCATAATCTTGGGTCTTTCTCAGAACCCAAAAGTTGAGAAAAtactgtttgttatttttttgttggtttACCTTGCAACTGTAGGGGGCAACATGATGATTGTGGTGACCATCGTCTACAGCCCTGCACTGTTGGGatcccccatgtacttcttcttgGCATTCCTGTCCTTCCTGGATGCATGTGTTTCTTCTACTGTCACACCCAAGATGCTTATAGACTTCTTAAGTGAGAAGAAGACCATCTCTTTTGAATGTTGCATGACACAATTGTTTTCAGTTCATTTCTTCTCAGGGGCAGAAATGGTTGTCCTAGcagccatggcctatgaccgctacgTGGCCATTTGTAAGCCCTTGCATTACTCTTCCATCCTTACCCGGAGGCTCTGTAGTATTTTGATGGCAATATGCTGGGCAGGAGGCTTCTTGCATTCTATTGTACAAATTATCTTCATATTGCAGCTGCCTTTATGTGGACCCAATGTCATTGATCATTACATGTGTGACTTGTTTCCATTGCTAAAGCTTGCCTGCACTGACACTCATATATTTGTCCTTTTGGTGTTTGCCAGCAGTGGGGCTATCTGCATCATCATCTTCTCCTTATTGCTTGTCTCCTATGTTGTCATCTTGTTCTCTCTGAGAGCCCATAGCTCTGAAGGTCGCCGTAAAGCTCTTTCCACTTGTGGAGCACACGTTACTGTTGTGGTTTTGTTCCTTGTTCCGTGCATATTAATATATGCACGGGATACGTCTGCATTCTCCTTTGAGAAGAACACACTTATATTTGTCAACGTCCTGACACCATTGCTCAATCCTATGGTTTACACATTCAGGAATAAGGAAATGATAAATGCCATGAGAAAAATGTGGAAGAAATTGAAAGTGATTTTTGTTAGGTTTTAA
- the LOC114683677 gene encoding olfactory receptor 4C15-like: MQNQSFVTEFILLGLSQNPGVEKILFVVFLLIYLATIGGNIVIVVTIIYSPALLGSPMYFFLAFLSFLDACTSSTVTPKIILDCFYERKTISFECCMTQLFTVHFFTGAEVIVLASMAYDRYVAICKPLHYSSIMTRRLCSILVTISWAGGFLHSIIQIIFTLQLPLCGPNVIDHYMCDLFPLLKLACTDTYIFVLLVFANSGAICIIIFSLLLVSYGVVLFSLRGHSSEGRRKALSTCGSHITVVLLFFVPCILIYARPTSALSFEKNMLIFVNVLTPLLNPMVYTFRNKEMMNAMRKMWKRLKVVSDQF; this comes from the coding sequence ATGCAAAACCAGAGCTTTGTCACTGAGTTCATACTCCTGGGGCTTTCACAGAACCCAGGTGTGGAAAAAATactatttgttgtatttttgttgATCTACCTTGCAACTATTGGGGGCAACATAGTAATTGTGGTGACCATCATCTACAGCCCTGCACTGCTGGGCTCCCCCATGTACTTTTTCTTGGCATTCCTGTCCTTCCTGGATGCATGCACTTCTTCTACTGTCACACCCAAGATAATTCTAGACTGCTTTTATGAAAGGAAGACCATCTCTTTTGAATGTTGCATGACCCAACTGTTTACAGTCCACTTCTTCACAGGGGCGGAGGTGATTGTCCTGGCatccatggcctatgaccgctatgtggccatttgCAAGCCCCTTCACTATTCTTCCATCATGACCCGGAGGCTCTGTAGTATTTTGGTGACAATATCGTGGGCTGGAGGATTCTTGCATTCTATCATACAAATTATCTTCACATTGCAGCTGCCTTTATGTGGACCCAATGTCATTGATCATTACATGTGTGACTTGTTTCCGTTGCTGAAGCTTGCCTGCACTGACACTTATATATTTGTCCTTTTGGTGTTTGCCAACAGTGGCGCTATCTGCATCATCATCTTCTCCTTATTGCTTGTCTCCTATGGTGTTGTCTTGTTTTCTCTGAGAGGACACAGTTCTGAAGGTCGCCGTAAAGCTCTCTCAACCTGTGGATCCCACATTAcagttgtgcttttgttttttgtcccaTGCATATTAATATATGCACGACCTACATCTGCATTGTCCTTTGAGAAAAATATGCTTATATTTGTCAATGTCCTGACACCATTGCTCAATCCTATGGTTTACACTTTCAGAAATAAGGAAATGATGAATGCCATGAGAAAAATGTGGAAGAGATTGAAAGTGGTTTCtgatcaattttaa